In a genomic window of Sarcophilus harrisii chromosome 4, mSarHar1.11, whole genome shotgun sequence:
- the PHF10 gene encoding PHD finger protein 10 isoform X1, with protein sequence MAAAAATPGAVLSPRLCDSDPATPGAQSPKDDTEENSNDGTQPSKRRRMGSGDSSRSCETSSQDLGFSYFPAENLIEYKWPPDETGEYYMLQEQVSEYLGVTSFKRKYPDLERRDLSHKEKLYLRELNVITETQCTLGLTALRSDEVIDLMIKEYPAKHAEYSVILQEKERQRITDHYKEYSQMQQQNTQKVEASKVPEYIKKAAKKAAEFNSNLNRERMEERRAYFDLQTHVIQVPQGKYKVLPTERTKVSSYPVALIPGQFQEYYKRYSPDELRYLPLNTALYEPPLDPELPALDSDGDSDDAEDGRGDEKRKNKGTSDSSSGNVSEGESPTDNQEDSFQGRQKTRDKTATPRKEGSKRSVLSKSVPGYKPKVIPNAMCGICLKGKESNKKGKAESLIHCSQCDNSGHPSCLDMTMELVSIIKTYPWQCMECKTCIICGQPHHEEEMMFCDVCDRGYHTFCVGLGAIPSGRWICDCCQRAPPTPRRGGRRGKTSKEG encoded by the exons GATGATACTGAAGAAAATTCCAATGATGGCACCCAGCCATCCAAAAGAAGGCGAATGGGCTCAGGAGACAGCTCTCGGAGTTGTGAAACTTCAAGTCAGGACCTTGg CTTTAGCTACTTTCCTGCAGAAAATCTCATAGAATACAAATGGCCACCTGATGAAACAGGAGAATACTATATGCTTCAGGAACAAGTCAGTGAATACTTGGGTGTGACCTCCTTTAAACGAAAATATCCAG atTTAGAGCGACGAGATTTGTCTCACAAGGAGAAGCTCTACCTTAGAGAGTTAAATGTCATCACAGAGACTCAATGTACACTAG GTCTAACAGCATTACGTAGTGATGAAGTAATTGATCTAATGATAAAAGAGTACCCTGCTAAACATGCAGAATATTCTGTTATTCTTCAAGAAAAAGAGCGTCAACGAATAACAGATCATTATAAAGAATACTCT CAAATGCAACAACAGAACACTCAGAAGGTGGAAGCCAGTAAAGTACCGGAATACATTAAGAAAGCTGCCAAGAAAGCTGCCGAATTTAACAGCAATTTAAATCGAGAACggatggaagaaagaagagcCTATTTTGATTTACAGACACAT gtTATCCAGGTACCTCAAGGAAAATACAAAGTACTGCCTACAGAGCGAACAAAGGTTAGTTCGTATCCAGTGGCCCTTATCCCAGGACAGTTCCAGGAATACTACAAAAG GTACTCACCAGATGAACTACGTTATTTACCATTAAACACAGCACTCTATGAACCCCCCCTGGATCCTGAGCTGCCTGCTTTAGACAGTGATGGAGATTCAGATGATGCAGAAGATGGTCGAGGTGATGAAAAACGAAAAAACAAAGGCACTTCG GACAGTTCCTCTGGCAATGTATCTGAAGGTGAAAGCCCTACTGACAACCAGGAGGATTCTTTTCAGGGAAGACAGAAAACAAGAGATAAAACTGCTACACCAAGAAAAGAGGGCTCCAAACGTTCTGTACTATCCAAGTCAGTTCCTGGGTacaag CCAAAGGTCATTCCAAATGCTATGTGTGGGATTTGTCTGAAGGGTAAGGAGTCCAACAAGAAAGGAAAGGCTGAATCTCTTATACACTGCTCCCAATGTGATAATAGTG GCCACCCTTCCTGCCTGGACATGACGATGGAGCTTGTTTCTATCATTAAGACCTATCCATGGCAGTGTATGGAATGTAAAACATGCATTATATGTGGACAACCCCATCATGAAGAAGAAATGATGTTCTGTGATGTTTGTGACAGAGGTTATCACACTTTTTGCGTGGGGCTTGGTGCTATTCCATCAG GTCGATGGATTTGTGATTGTTGTCAAAGAGCTCCCCCAACACCCAGGAGAGGGGGCAGAAGGGGAAAAACCAGCAAGGAGGGATAA
- the PHF10 gene encoding PHD finger protein 10 isoform X2, producing MAAAAATPGAVLSPRLCDSDPATPGAQSPKDDTEENSNDGTQPSKRRRMGSGDSSRSCETSSQDLGFSYFPAENLIEYKWPPDETGEYYMLQEQVSEYLGVTSFKRKYPERRDLSHKEKLYLRELNVITETQCTLGLTALRSDEVIDLMIKEYPAKHAEYSVILQEKERQRITDHYKEYSQMQQQNTQKVEASKVPEYIKKAAKKAAEFNSNLNRERMEERRAYFDLQTHVIQVPQGKYKVLPTERTKVSSYPVALIPGQFQEYYKRYSPDELRYLPLNTALYEPPLDPELPALDSDGDSDDAEDGRGDEKRKNKGTSDSSSGNVSEGESPTDNQEDSFQGRQKTRDKTATPRKEGSKRSVLSKSVPGYKPKVIPNAMCGICLKGKESNKKGKAESLIHCSQCDNSGHPSCLDMTMELVSIIKTYPWQCMECKTCIICGQPHHEEEMMFCDVCDRGYHTFCVGLGAIPSGRWICDCCQRAPPTPRRGGRRGKTSKEG from the exons GATGATACTGAAGAAAATTCCAATGATGGCACCCAGCCATCCAAAAGAAGGCGAATGGGCTCAGGAGACAGCTCTCGGAGTTGTGAAACTTCAAGTCAGGACCTTGg CTTTAGCTACTTTCCTGCAGAAAATCTCATAGAATACAAATGGCCACCTGATGAAACAGGAGAATACTATATGCTTCAGGAACAAGTCAGTGAATACTTGGGTGTGACCTCCTTTAAACGAAAATATCCAG AGCGACGAGATTTGTCTCACAAGGAGAAGCTCTACCTTAGAGAGTTAAATGTCATCACAGAGACTCAATGTACACTAG GTCTAACAGCATTACGTAGTGATGAAGTAATTGATCTAATGATAAAAGAGTACCCTGCTAAACATGCAGAATATTCTGTTATTCTTCAAGAAAAAGAGCGTCAACGAATAACAGATCATTATAAAGAATACTCT CAAATGCAACAACAGAACACTCAGAAGGTGGAAGCCAGTAAAGTACCGGAATACATTAAGAAAGCTGCCAAGAAAGCTGCCGAATTTAACAGCAATTTAAATCGAGAACggatggaagaaagaagagcCTATTTTGATTTACAGACACAT gtTATCCAGGTACCTCAAGGAAAATACAAAGTACTGCCTACAGAGCGAACAAAGGTTAGTTCGTATCCAGTGGCCCTTATCCCAGGACAGTTCCAGGAATACTACAAAAG GTACTCACCAGATGAACTACGTTATTTACCATTAAACACAGCACTCTATGAACCCCCCCTGGATCCTGAGCTGCCTGCTTTAGACAGTGATGGAGATTCAGATGATGCAGAAGATGGTCGAGGTGATGAAAAACGAAAAAACAAAGGCACTTCG GACAGTTCCTCTGGCAATGTATCTGAAGGTGAAAGCCCTACTGACAACCAGGAGGATTCTTTTCAGGGAAGACAGAAAACAAGAGATAAAACTGCTACACCAAGAAAAGAGGGCTCCAAACGTTCTGTACTATCCAAGTCAGTTCCTGGGTacaag CCAAAGGTCATTCCAAATGCTATGTGTGGGATTTGTCTGAAGGGTAAGGAGTCCAACAAGAAAGGAAAGGCTGAATCTCTTATACACTGCTCCCAATGTGATAATAGTG GCCACCCTTCCTGCCTGGACATGACGATGGAGCTTGTTTCTATCATTAAGACCTATCCATGGCAGTGTATGGAATGTAAAACATGCATTATATGTGGACAACCCCATCATGAAGAAGAAATGATGTTCTGTGATGTTTGTGACAGAGGTTATCACACTTTTTGCGTGGGGCTTGGTGCTATTCCATCAG GTCGATGGATTTGTGATTGTTGTCAAAGAGCTCCCCCAACACCCAGGAGAGGGGGCAGAAGGGGAAAAACCAGCAAGGAGGGATAA
- the PHF10 gene encoding PHD finger protein 10 isoform X3, translated as MGSGDSSRSCETSSQDLGFSYFPAENLIEYKWPPDETGEYYMLQEQVSEYLGVTSFKRKYPDLERRDLSHKEKLYLRELNVITETQCTLGLTALRSDEVIDLMIKEYPAKHAEYSVILQEKERQRITDHYKEYSQMQQQNTQKVEASKVPEYIKKAAKKAAEFNSNLNRERMEERRAYFDLQTHVIQVPQGKYKVLPTERTKVSSYPVALIPGQFQEYYKRYSPDELRYLPLNTALYEPPLDPELPALDSDGDSDDAEDGRGDEKRKNKGTSDSSSGNVSEGESPTDNQEDSFQGRQKTRDKTATPRKEGSKRSVLSKSVPGYKPKVIPNAMCGICLKGKESNKKGKAESLIHCSQCDNSGHPSCLDMTMELVSIIKTYPWQCMECKTCIICGQPHHEEEMMFCDVCDRGYHTFCVGLGAIPSGRWICDCCQRAPPTPRRGGRRGKTSKEG; from the exons ATGGGCTCAGGAGACAGCTCTCGGAGTTGTGAAACTTCAAGTCAGGACCTTGg CTTTAGCTACTTTCCTGCAGAAAATCTCATAGAATACAAATGGCCACCTGATGAAACAGGAGAATACTATATGCTTCAGGAACAAGTCAGTGAATACTTGGGTGTGACCTCCTTTAAACGAAAATATCCAG atTTAGAGCGACGAGATTTGTCTCACAAGGAGAAGCTCTACCTTAGAGAGTTAAATGTCATCACAGAGACTCAATGTACACTAG GTCTAACAGCATTACGTAGTGATGAAGTAATTGATCTAATGATAAAAGAGTACCCTGCTAAACATGCAGAATATTCTGTTATTCTTCAAGAAAAAGAGCGTCAACGAATAACAGATCATTATAAAGAATACTCT CAAATGCAACAACAGAACACTCAGAAGGTGGAAGCCAGTAAAGTACCGGAATACATTAAGAAAGCTGCCAAGAAAGCTGCCGAATTTAACAGCAATTTAAATCGAGAACggatggaagaaagaagagcCTATTTTGATTTACAGACACAT gtTATCCAGGTACCTCAAGGAAAATACAAAGTACTGCCTACAGAGCGAACAAAGGTTAGTTCGTATCCAGTGGCCCTTATCCCAGGACAGTTCCAGGAATACTACAAAAG GTACTCACCAGATGAACTACGTTATTTACCATTAAACACAGCACTCTATGAACCCCCCCTGGATCCTGAGCTGCCTGCTTTAGACAGTGATGGAGATTCAGATGATGCAGAAGATGGTCGAGGTGATGAAAAACGAAAAAACAAAGGCACTTCG GACAGTTCCTCTGGCAATGTATCTGAAGGTGAAAGCCCTACTGACAACCAGGAGGATTCTTTTCAGGGAAGACAGAAAACAAGAGATAAAACTGCTACACCAAGAAAAGAGGGCTCCAAACGTTCTGTACTATCCAAGTCAGTTCCTGGGTacaag CCAAAGGTCATTCCAAATGCTATGTGTGGGATTTGTCTGAAGGGTAAGGAGTCCAACAAGAAAGGAAAGGCTGAATCTCTTATACACTGCTCCCAATGTGATAATAGTG GCCACCCTTCCTGCCTGGACATGACGATGGAGCTTGTTTCTATCATTAAGACCTATCCATGGCAGTGTATGGAATGTAAAACATGCATTATATGTGGACAACCCCATCATGAAGAAGAAATGATGTTCTGTGATGTTTGTGACAGAGGTTATCACACTTTTTGCGTGGGGCTTGGTGCTATTCCATCAG GTCGATGGATTTGTGATTGTTGTCAAAGAGCTCCCCCAACACCCAGGAGAGGGGGCAGAAGGGGAAAAACCAGCAAGGAGGGATAA
- the C4H6orf120 gene encoding UPF0669 protein C6orf120 homolog produces MAIPWKKALLILLTSQALSLVNSIEEEEVPEEWILLHVVQGQIGAGNYSYLRLNHEGEIVLQMKSLKGDADLYVSDTTLHPSFDEYELQSVTCGQDVVFVPGHFQRPVGIGIYGHPSHLESEFEMKVYYDRTVVEYPFGEATYATDGKATSQKQPYTPEDTSQDEESIVWTIIIGILKLILEILF; encoded by the coding sequence ATGGCAATACCCTGGAAGAAAGCCCTTCTGATACTTCTAACATCCCAAGCATTGTCCTTAGTGAATAGCATTGAGGAAGAAGAAGTACCTGAAGAATGGATTCTCCTGCATGTGGTTCAGGGGCAGATTGGAGCTGGAAATTATAGTTATTTGAGACTAAATCATGAAGGGGAAATAGTTCTTCAGATGAAAAGCTTAAAAGGTGATGCAGATTTGTATGTATCTGATACCACACTTCACCCAAGTTTTGATGAGTATGAATTACAGTCTGTAACTTGTGGCCAGGATGTTGTTTTTGTGCCGGGACACTTCCAGCGCCCTGTGGGAATAGGTATCTATGGACATCCATCTCACCTTGAGAGTGAATTTGAAATGAAAGTGTATTATGATAGAACGGTTGTAGAATATCCGTTTGGTGAAGCAACTTATGCCACAGATGGTAAAGCTACAAGCCAAAAGCAGCCTTATACACCAGAAGATACATCTCAAGATGAAGAATCTATTGTTTGGACAATAATAATTGGCATTTTGAAACTAATACTTgagattcttttttaa